ATACATTGCCTTCCAGTGCAGCCTGCACAAAACAACCTAACTGAATGGATTTATCCTGACGATATTTCAGCACGATATGCCATGTACAATTCTCCCTTATATTTAGCTTCACATGTCATCAGTGACCCAgatcacacataatgctaaaccatgatttatttaatccatgggtGGCTGAACTCCGgagttgtcatgatgtgtgaactcagTCATGTTAACAAACCGAGGTTTGTTAACCTGAAACAACCCAAAAAGAGaccccatggtttgctgttgggtaatgaactctgggttgtttaaaccttgaCTTGACATGTGAatccagaaccatgggttgtttcaccagactACAGAGACAATGGGGAAGAGTGGTTAAAAAAACACAAGGGGaacaggcaaaggaggaggggggaaataaccaaGGGATTGAgaaaagaaaccatggtttcttcGATCATCTGTTAGGCAAACCCTGGATAGGACAACAAACAAACCAAGGATCAAATAAAGAATAGGTTTTTGTTATGTGTGAGCCAGGTCTATGTGAAGCtcttaaaaaaatctaataataatttatttcttacctgcctctccacttggtcTGCATAAGACTGCAGACCAGACTATACGCTAACAGTGTGATCTTATAAAAGTCTACTAAGTAAGAGAATGTAGGGGGGAAGTTATTCTTTATCTTCAGCTACAATGGCCTTACCCATTCCTTTCCACACACACCTGCTTTATTGTACAATTGCAGGGACATACTGGCAAAGCCATCCCTCTGTACAGGGAAGAGCTGTAGCAGAGTTCTTTAAATACAGAAggacccagattcaatccccaacatctccaggtagggctggaagaaattcctgcctgaaatccttagAGAGCTTCTGTCGGTCAGTGGTGACAATGCCAGGCTAGATGTACCAAtagtctcagtataaggcagcttcctgcgttCCTCTGAAGTGCTTATGcagggagtcagatttgaaggtacaaatagggcgacagagctgggagggactatggaaacaaagagtgttgagaagtttatcagtgagaataaaggagaattattttaaaattttatggaggtggtacctaaccccgattagattgaataagataaatgatcagcattcagcaaattgttggagaggttgtgggggaaaaggaacgtatttacatatgtggtggcaatgcaaatatgtacaaagattatggaagatggtgttttcagaaattgaagaagtagtgggaatgaaaatagaacaaacaccaaagattgcattgctgtcactatttgaagatataaagtgtggaaaaggaactatagagctgatatcgagtttgctggttgcagtgcgattgatggtagctaggaactggaagattcaaggggaatattctattgaagaatggtacaaagaagtatgggatatagccattaatgataaattgacatgtaatattaagtggagaaaaggcgtaactaaaataaatgagtttgaaggaatctggaaacagttcctaatatttgtgtttactaagggaagtgggaaaccgccagcagaggaaacgattagattttggactcaggaatgatcccgaggtggggggtgcacttttatgttaagaatgattgtgttgtagtatgataatgtataggtaatagttattcaacatatatgtactcaacatttattcaatatgtatgtagcagttgtttaatgtttttcttttgttattattattactattgtaatgttttatgtatgtttatatagtgtagaaaacaaataaaaactataaaaaaaaatgaagtgctTATGCAAACATCCTGTACTTCAATGAGCTACATGTATATTAAGATATTTGCCATACCGATGCCAGTCTCACTTTTTTCCATCTCTGTCTTATGTTTCAGATACATGGGCCACACATGTCCATCGAAGTACCCTGGTGGGTCTGGTGGATCATAAATTCTATTGCtacattaaaaagcaaaaaaaaaaaaaaaaaaaaacatatacagGAGTCATACACGTTTGCTTAAAACAATTTCTATCCAAAAATACTGAAAGTTTAGGCCAAGGTGATCCAGTACAGGAGTGGACAGACCATGCTAAGTCCAGAGATTTGTAATCAGTTACTGCACCAAGCTAACAAGGTCTTTCGCAGAAAACTCCACCCTTGGTCCCTCCAGTAttttttcagcaacctaatttgggggggggggggggagagcaatttaattgttgctattgttagacaattggtaaccctgttttccttttctgctcTTGTTGTAACCTGATGGGATGGCTGTTGTGTGGCTACCTGTCACTGTTCATATGGACACATACCTTGTATGTATACAAATGTAACACAAGTGGTCTAAAGCTGCCTTTAGCCGAGGTGTGCTCACAGTGGTTTTTTGCACTCTACTCTTAGTAAAATGTGAACAGCTactttgaaaatgtgtgtgtgtacgtgcatgtATGGTTGCAACTATGGCCAAAGAGTAATATATTGGATTAGGCATTGATTTTAGGAACACAGTACCTTCTCCTGCTCTTACATTCTTCGTAAGGAATCGTTAGGAAGTACTTTCTATCCCATATATCACTGAGAGGCCTGCAAGAATGAACAAACAAGTAAGAGATGCTTGTTTGCTATGTAGTATTTACTGTAACATGCTAAACATGCTTACTTGTAGTTATACAGAAGGAAGCCTTCAACAATTAAGACATAAatgtcttctgttcttttttgatCATCATGTGTACTACTTGGTGGTCTTGTCAATGCAGAGTCTTCTGGGTTTGTCATCCAAGAACGTATGCTCGCCACCATTTTTTCCATATGCAGGGCATCAAGTACTAGAAGAGACACTTTAATCTTAAAATTAAAGGCAATGTTACGAGGCCTGTGTTCTTTCCATTAATGAGATACTCAAGTGTTCATGCCTGAGGCATATAATAAGcagaatggaaaaggaaaaaattgCAGCCAGTTTCATTATGGGATTCAGCATTGGCAGAGAAACCAGATGACACATGAAATAAAGTTTGAGCACTTAACTGTTATTCATCAAggctgaaaaagtcagggagCAAGGGCCATTGTGTAACTGAGAAAAGCTAGGAGTATGGAGGACCAGCATATTAAATAATCTCATTCCAGTCCCCAAATCTGTAAAATTCTCAGCAAAGAGCAGAGTAAACAGCATCAAGAAGATGGAGCAGATTAGCAACTTCCATGCAATAAAGAAACTATGGTTTCCATTAGTCATAGGTGGGCTGTGTACATTAAAGTTTATATACTGAATCAAACAGATTTGAAGTAGAATATCAATGCTTCTTAAAAGCAAGATGGATTAacttggaatatatatatatagccattTCACAGCATTACAGTACTGGGAACAATGTCTACATACAAGATATTTGCTTATAATTAATTCTGCAAGAGCTGTGTGGAGGAAGTTGGCAAACACATTTCAGTTTGATCTCTCTATGCACCAGAAGTCACCATTCAGTTTAACCCTAACTTAAaattggaggaaaaggcagtttATTGGAAAGCAAATGTATTATAAGCATCATGGTTATTAAACTTCAAGTGGACTTACTATTTTCTCAAGAAAGAATCAAAATTTCATCTCCCTGGCAGATCAAATTTGGAAATAAACACAGTTTTGCGGTTTAACAAGTCACTTTGGGACAGATGTCTGCTTTGTTTCATCTGAACCCAGTACTATTGGATTTTTAGAGATGCTTAAGACTGCGATTCCTCAGTATGAAAACGGAAGGGCCACATTTAGATTCTTAAAATGTAACTGGAGCTTAGAATCCAGCTAGGCAATCAAGTCTTCGCACTGTAATCAGAAGACATTGAGCAAAATATCCAAGAATGCTTCCAAAGCAGGCATTTCTCATGCCATCATCTTGGCTCTTCCACAGAATTTTATGTTGCCGTCTTCTACTCATGACCAACTTGTGTTTTTCCACCATTTCTTCTGTATTTTTTGTTACCATGAAAACCCATTAAGAAGAAACAGaatggctgcacaatgccttttgactggtaggactaggagccctctgtctgaaagGACCCTAAGGCACCAACAGTTTTGCCACTACAAAAACCAGCCACTCACTAAAATTGTTCAGCTATTTTTCCCCCCTACCATTAAAATGGTTGGAGAAATGGTAAAAATCCATGTGTTACGGTCCTGTAGGATCCTGAGACGTTAAACAGGATTTTGGTCAGACATGGCTTCGTATGTCAATTTTCCTTGAACTCTTATTGTTGCTTGGAATTCATGAAGTTAATAATGGCCTATTTCATAACACTGTCAGCATTAACTAGCTCTCCAAAAGCTTATTGCAAGCTGCATTTATTGCCAAATGTCTGGTGTCGCAAACTTTAAAAGCCAAGGATCTACTGAAATCCAAACCCAAGTGGCAGAAATTGTACATTTGGCTTCTAAAGAGAAGATTAATTCTACAAAACAAACTTTACAAACAGTTCAAAATGATGTCTTATTTTAGAATGCTTTGATTGAACACTAAGCGACTGATATTCCTGCTCAGCTAATGGACTCTTTCCTGCTCATTCTGGGTCCTCTGTTCCTGTGtgtatctcttttcttttcttttttaagtgcatCAGGGATGTAAGCCCAAGTATTATTTTTAGTATCCAGTCTACTAACCATCGTACTGCAGAAATCCATGGTCATCTACAGCTActtcagattctggctggaaagAAGAAACTCATTGATTTTGTGGAAGAAACTTGAAGGTGAAGAAGAAACACATACCTCTTCAATTTGTAAGTTTACTGGAGTCAGTGAGCAGTACCTCATGTGCCCACCAAtagcacaatgggaagctagtgTGGGGATGTGGGGATTTTGTTAAATTCGTTATGTCTGTCCTTTGTGGACTGTCAGCCCTCTTTCATTCTATCTTCTACTTATTGGCGGAATTGGGGGGgtttgtacaagaattttgttcatttgccgaaatgcatttgtgcaaatccactcCAAAAGTAAAAAAACTGGTCTGCCAGTCTATGAATTTAGAAAACATCAGCCTATTGTAGAATCTACAGGCCAGATTCAAAGAAAGCTTAACTCATCTGaatccattgcggatttctctgacattcttaAGCTAGTGGTTCCTTAAGGAACTGGAAATTATCTGCAATTGTCAGAACAGGGCAGATTAGTAGAGCTCTCACAAAGGAAGTAGCATTTCAGCTTGTTTCCAGAGTTACTTTAGGAATAGTGCGTTTCCTGCTGCGCTGGTAGTGAGCCCCATGGGCACAAAAGAATGAGCAGAGGGGCAGTGGCAATGTTGGACACTGGCCAAAAATGTAGAAGTAAATGGTAGCATCAGCTGGAAGGCAGGACAGCACGACCACTGAAAATGGGGCACAAGGTATTAAGGGAAAATAATGGGATAGATAGTATCCAGaaaggttaagcattttaaggGGGCATAAGTCTTAATACATCAAGAAACTGATGGCCAGAATTAGCAGAATTCATCTAGAATTAGCAGTCAACACTCTGATAATTCTGTATAAAATAACTCCAAATCCTGCACATTGTAAAAATCTATATTGGTGCTAAATTTGCAACAGAAGCacacaaaacaattttaaaattggCTATTTGCCAAATTCGTCTGAAGTCAGCAAGGGCCACGATGACTGATGCCACCAGCCATGAATTATCCTCCAATGTGTGGAAGGTGGCAGGGCTGGACCATGGAGATGTGATGGAGGTGGTGGGGCCAGCAATCATAAGCCCACTCTTCTCCTTACGCAAGTCTAGTTGCATAATGGCCTCAACCCTTACAATGGGCTACACCGGATTAATCTTCTGAATTGAACTAAAATATTTCATTGTATGGGTTAAAGTCTCTTGAATTTGTTACCTTAAAAAAGTCATCTTGAGAGATTATAGTACAGTTTGGAAATGTTTTCTTAAGCTTTCGCGCCAGAGTCGTCTTCCCTCCATTTGTTACACTAGATTGGAGATTTGAAGAAAGAATATTAGAGCAGCAGATTACACAATGCACTCTAGCAACCACATCAGTCTGATAATCCTGTGTTAATATCGCTGCTTGTCATACTATCTGCATTGTACCCTGGCAAATACAGTTTGGCTAGATATTGTTAATTTTTTCAGATAGCACGTACTATTAGGACCAAAGGCTTATTTACTGCAAGAATCCAAGGGCAGTTTTGCACAATAGTTACTCGGTTGTTGCAGGGAACCCTTGCTTAATAGCTCCTTTTCCAGGGAGTCACATTTTCTCACAAATCAGTCTTGTGTCACTACAAAAAAtcaatcctcccccacccctagcTAGCATGGTTCCTGCAATCGTCTGTTCAGTTTCAAGTGCAAGAGTGTATTGGGCTACTTAGCACTGCAATAGCCACTGCTAACAACTCTCACTCATGAACGCGCGCACACACAACTTTAGAGCAGGAATGGGGAGCCTGTGGCTATCGGGCTCCAATGCTCATCAGCCACAgatagcatggctaatggtcagtgcagatgggagttgtagtccaacatcatcttgagggccacaggttccccatccctgcagtgAGAGCTTCCAGACaaagggctcctagtgctaccaaatCAAAAGGGATTGCGCAGGTATTCCATCACAGTAACACATTTTTTACATTAcaaagactgggggggggggaacacaggaGGGTTACTAATGGAAGACAATGCCATCTGGACCTCCTGTTAAATTCCATGCTTGAGGTAGGGTGTTACTAAACGAAAGCACCCAGGATCACATTAGCACAGGCTAACATCACCCCATCCCCATATAAGACACAAAGATGAGGTTTGCCAGATACTAATTGCTCCACTTCAGGCTTAGCACTAGTCTATTGCTAAGAATAAGATGCATTTTTCTCACTGTTCAGAAAGGTGGTTAGGCAGAAGCAAACAAGTTAAGTAAGCAAAGTAAAacatggaaaagaaaaatatttaaccAAATTCCACACTTGGCCCATTTGAACGAATTTCCACCACTTGGTGCATCTGAACATTAATAAGGGCTTGAGGATTTTTTGCAGGCTCCTTGCCCACATACCAAATTTGCCATGGTAAAAAAAATGGAGCAATTTTGCAAAGTAAGCACATTGTTTCCTTGCAATTTTGGCAGGGATGGGATGTGCCCCACCTGCCACGGGTTCTAGGGAGGCAATGCAGCCCCCCGtcccccagaagttgcccactgcAGCTCTAAAGCAAAACAGATTTTGAAACAACTCTTTCACACTTACCCTCCAAGTCCAACGACGAACTTTTTCATGATCTTTTTACAACCTAAACATTAAATTGAGAGAACCATTGTATCAAGAGCAGATAACATGTTCTCCGTGAACTACTTTGATTCATGGATTATTGTTCAATTTTAAACACCCAGTACAATTCTAGATTTGGTTGCAAAGAGGGTGGGCAAGAGATATTGAACACTAAAACCATATTTGTTGAGTCTGAATTGTATTGTTTCCAATTTCCTCTTGCTTTTGAATGTGAATGGGCATCTCTCTAGGATTTGCAACAAAAATATGAATTAGCTCTGAGATAACAATGGGCATTATGAAACTTAGGTCCATAGCAATTAATCTGTGATGGCTCATTAGCACAGCAGACATTATTTAATGCTGCTTTCTCAGGGAGTTAGAAATACAAATTGTATGGAAAGGAGGTAGACCCCAAACCACAATAGTATTCAACATGTTCAGCTCCAAAATATCAAAACACCAAGTAATACTGTATAAAACATGTGTGTTGAACACTATAAAGACAGAACACAGCACAATATAactaattattagggatgtgctccacttctaatcggaccggcgaattagaagcggagcgggggcttcgcctgcccttaaggcggaggcgaagaggattgggggggccaacggagtgtggcgaagaggatcgaggtgaaggcggatccttcgcctcaatccagagctccgccggaaaggtaagtggggtttaccgggccctgccgctgtcgcccatgcggcgacagcggcagggcccggtaacccccccgccctcctctcccttacctgcctccgtccgcggtctgtcggcgtcttcaattgagcctgcggttcaaccaggaagtcaatcaaccagacttcctggttgaaccgcgggctcaattgaagatgccgacggaccgcggacggaggcaggtaaggcccccctctcccttggtcccttaccgggctctgtcgccgcacgggcggcgatggcagcagggcccggtaaacctcccgctcTCCTCCCccggcgccactcccctccactgcagagctccgattcggagccggagcggagtatgggcggggcggcgcggagcgggccaacccgaaatttttggatcggcccgcggggcggagcggtggtccgtgcacacccctactaattataCTGTTTATTCAGCAACTCAAGATAGTCAAGGCAAAGAGCCCCCTTTAAAAAAGGGTATGTGTAAGTGAACTGGCCTAAGACTTTTCAACTACAATAGATTTGGAACTGTGGAGTAAATAGCGAGTTTTGGAATTGCATCAACCTAAGATAAAGTTGAATACAAATTATCTCTGGGGCCAGCCTTTATATTATTTTTGAGTTATTACAATTTTTAGAGCACACTTTGAAATAACTCTTTCAGGCCTTCAACCATGATGTCCCCCCAAACTATTATATTGTACGGAAAGTTTGATGCAAGTTAAAATTGAtgggatcatcatcatcctagAATTCTACAATAGAGAAAAGTTCCAGTACAAATATTTCACATGGTATTTGCCATTGAATTGGGGGTGGCGGGGCTAGACTTGTTGTGACTGTAGTCCAGTTCACAGACAAGTGATGCAGCTGGTAATAaagggtctttctttctttatttattgcatttgtatactgccgaagctctctgggtggtttacataatattaagacacttaaaaacaatatacaaaaattttaaaccacaaaaacatacactatacacatacatttaaaaccacatttaaaaccactataacaactttaaaaactatgagcctaaaaaaacagacccaggctcatttcatattgctaaatttctgggagaagagaaatgtcttgacctggcaccgaatcTCCAAAACTTCTCATTGCATAAAGATTAGTCTGTAAAAAATTAAAGCTTTACTTCACAGCATAAATGAACATATGTCAATGCTGACCTCTACAGGTTTCTAGCAATATTTGGGCAGATTAAGCTACACAAGTTTGAGAGTTCTATTATGGTTTGtgcatttgtgaacatttttcacTACTGTGCTAGTTCTTAAATAGTAGAAAGTCCCCGTTCAAAGGATGAACTCCGTCAGCAATCCTAGGATCTCCAATACTTTACACTGCAGATTGCCCAAATAGCATAATAGAAGAACCACAGAAATCCCATTCAGGCAAATATTATATGTAAATATGGCATGCTGTTCTTGAAATACTACAGTCACTCTAAGGATATGACACCAAGCAGAGTCTTGCATGACATGGTACATTTAATTAAAGCCAACACTTCGTGGGTAACTTCTGGGAAAGCGCTGTTAAGATACAGGTGTAAAACTATTATTACAAGCAAAACTAGGTATTTGTTGTTAATCTCTCACCCATTAAAAAGCAGTTGCTGCCAAGCCATTTACGTAACTACATAAAGATGAAGAAATTTGAACTATCATCTAGTCAGTTGATGCAAGTCAAGATTTCATCTCAACAGGGCATGAGTCCAAAACAAAGAAATACCAAAGGGGAGCATTATATAGTGAGAGACAGACAAGAGACTGTCATAAGATCTTTCTGCACCATTGTGCAACAATACAGCTACAGCTTTCATAAGGGCATTTAATGAGCTTAGCACCCCAAATTTAAGCATGTTAACCGAGAAGCAAGTCCCATCAAGTTTAATGGGCTTGTTTCCTAGTAAGTATACTATGGACTGCAGACCTGAACAGCTTTTACACAAGCTAGAAAGTGGAAGTTTTACATATCTATCCTGGGAATGcagcagagtcttgtggcaccttgaagactaacacatGTATTTTGGCATAagtatttcacatgccagcaaggtaatgctcaagatcctgcaaggtagactccagcaattcatggagcgagaattgccagatgtacaagctgggtttagaaaaggcagaggaactagagaccaaattgccaatatccgctggataatggagaaagccagggagttccagaaaaacatctatttctgttttattgactaatctaaagcctttgactgtgtggatcataacaaactgtggcaagttcttggtggtatggggataccaagtcatttggtctgcctcctgaggaatctgtataacgaacaagtagcaacgataagaacagaccacagaacaacggactggtttaagattgggaaaggagtacggcagggttgtatactctcaccttatctattcaacttgtatgcagaacacatcatgcgacatgctgggcttaacgaatccaaggctggagttaaaattgcaggaagaaacattaacaatctcagatatgcagatgacaccactttgatggctgaaagcgaggaggagctgaggagccttatgaccaaggtgaaagaagaaagtgcaaaagccgggttgcagttaaacctcaaaaaacccaagattatggcaactagcttgattgataactggcaaatagagggagaaaacgtggaggcagtgacagactttgtatttctg
This Elgaria multicarinata webbii isolate HBS135686 ecotype San Diego chromosome 6, rElgMul1.1.pri, whole genome shotgun sequence DNA region includes the following protein-coding sequences:
- the NMRK1 gene encoding nicotinamide riboside kinase 1 isoform X2 gives rise to the protein MGRCVVCCTRLHWNRCPRALPRRGRKSDEKTSYTYSGEDSDSAHFCVGLGITNQKCMVNYSPTLCCKKIMKKFVVGLGGVTNGGKTTLARKLKKTFPNCTIISQDDFFKPESEVAVDDHGFLQYDVLDALHMEKMVASIRSWMTNPEDSALTRPPSSTHDDQKRTEDIYVLIVEGFLLYNYKPLSDIWDRKYFLTIPYEECKSRRSNRIYDPPDPPGYFDGHVWPMYLKHKTEMEKSETGIDGTKTQEDLCSRICDDITQEMENRSEQGTMMHA
- the NMRK1 gene encoding nicotinamide riboside kinase 1 isoform X1, whose protein sequence is MGRCVVCCTRLHWNRCPRALPRRGRKSDEKTSYTYSGEDSDSAHFCVGLGITNQKCMVNYSPTLCCKKIMKKFVVGLGGVTNGGKTTLARKLKKTFPNCTIISQDDFFKPESEVAVDDHGFLQYDVLDALHMEKMVASIRSWMTNPEDSALTRPPSSTHDDQKRTEDIYVLIVEGFLLYNYKPLSDIWDRKYFLTIPYEECKSRRSNRIYDPPDPPGYFDGHVWPMYLKHKTEMEKSETGIVYLDGTKTQEDLCSRICDDITQEMENRSEQGTMMHA
- the NMRK1 gene encoding nicotinamide riboside kinase 1 isoform X3; translation: MKKFVVGLGGVTNGGKTTLARKLKKTFPNCTIISQDDFFKPESEVAVDDHGFLQYDVLDALHMEKMVASIRSWMTNPEDSALTRPPSSTHDDQKRTEDIYVLIVEGFLLYNYKPLSDIWDRKYFLTIPYEECKSRRSNRIYDPPDPPGYFDGHVWPMYLKHKTEMEKSETGIVYLDGTKTQEDLCSRICDDITQEMENRSEQGTMMHA